The Prochlorococcus marinus XMU1408 genomic sequence CCACTCCGCCAGTATGTCGAATAATGAATTATGGAAAATTTAAATTTGAACAAGAAAAAAAAGCTAAGGAAGCCAAGAAAAAATCTCATCAAACTGAGGTTAAAGAAGTAAAAATGAGATATAAAATTGATCAACACGATTATCAAGTAAGGATTAGCCAAGCGACTCGCTTCCTAAAAGCTGGAGATAAAGTGAAGTGCACCGTTATTTTTAGAGGTCGTGAAATTCAACATACTGCTCTTGCTGAAACTCTTTTGAAAAGAATGGCAAAAGATCTAGAAGAAAAATCAGAAGTTCAGCAATCCCCAAAAAGAGAGGGAAGAAATATGATTATGTTTTTAACTCCTCGTAAAACTCCTTTAATAAAAAAAGAAGCAGATTCAACTGAACCTAAAAAAGCGTTGAGAACAATCGATTAAATTAAACAAAGTTGACAATGGACAAAGATTTAATTGTCACTAGCCATTCTATTTATTAATGTAGCCTCATAAAGCCTGGCCTAATAGAGCGTGCGATTCCATATTCAACAAGATAGTGAAATACCTGCATCTAGTCAGCTATACAACCAGATTTGTTTTGCTATTGCGGCTAGGCACTATCCTCCTGGTCATAGGTTGCCTAGTACCAGACAATTAGCTATGCAAACTGGATTACATCGAAACACAATAAGTAAAGTTTATAGGCAACTTGAAACTGATGGGGTAGTAGAAGCTATTGCGGGATCAGGAATTTATGTTCGAGATCAACAAAAGCAAAAAGATTTAAGAAGTGGATCTCCCTCTTTGCGAAAAAAAATCATTAAAGATGTAGACCTTGAAGTTCGCAAAAGTATTGATGAACTTTTAAATTCAGGATGCACATTACAGCAAACTAGAGAATTATTCACACGTGAAATTGACTGGAGACTAAGGTGTGGTGCTCGTTTATTAGTTAGTACTCCAAGA encodes the following:
- the infC gene encoding translation initiation factor IF-3, which gives rise to MPPRPRFDRRAPERELPNINERINYASLRVVDSDGTQLGVISREEALEVAKDRELDLVLVSEKATPPVCRIMNYGKFKFEQEKKAKEAKKKSHQTEVKEVKMRYKIDQHDYQVRISQATRFLKAGDKVKCTVIFRGREIQHTALAETLLKRMAKDLEEKSEVQQSPKREGRNMIMFLTPRKTPLIKKEADSTEPKKALRTID